One Perognathus longimembris pacificus isolate PPM17 chromosome 13, ASM2315922v1, whole genome shotgun sequence genomic window, TAAGTACATGAAACTAGGACCCAGTCCTTTCTGAGGCCTACTGAAAGTGTTTTCTCTATGTACTCAGGCATTGTGTCTACCCATTATGTAATTGGTAGCATCCTAACCTACTCAAGAAAGTGATGAAAGTGAGCATGAAGGGGGAAATTCATTTCTTGTATCTCCACAGGCCTTAATGTCTTGAGTACTTCCTATCCACCAAACACTACCATCCTCTGAAACAGAATGCTATAGGAgtcaaaagaaacagagaaatctTTACAATACTATGTTTTCTGTGTGTACACCCCCCTCCATAGAGTATGGTCAGATTTGGTTCTGATAATTTAGTCATTCTGAAGTCATCTTTTACTAGGCTTATCCTAAAATACCTAATGGCTCCCTCTTGTGTTTACCCAATATTTTAACTTCTTCCTtgtcaaagaagaagaaaaccttAGGTGTCTAAGCTAAGTTCTACCCTTCTCTCTTGAGAGCTACTTGCAGAGCGTTTCAATGGCTTGTGGTCTGCTAGCTGCAAAAGGGTCCATTAAAACTTCCTATAAAATGTTATGAAATATCTAGCACATAAAATGTTTGAAGAGTCAAGAACACTTAGTACTCTGTTTAGTCACTACACATGATGTATGTTGTTATAATGCCCCTTATAAACTATACATAGAATTATTGTGTCTCCATAAAAATATATACTGTGAGGAAGATTTACAAAGTCTCCAAATTGCTACTACATGGATTGGCATATCTGCCTCACCAGGTATGATAGACTTCAATAACATACTTGCTTCAAACAGAATTCCTGGGCTTCAGTTATGAGAGCTCaacaattaattttaattttaataggtACAATGTCAATATTTATAACACTAAACATATTATTGACACTGGAAACAGATCCCTTGTTCTATACCTTTTGTGtgggtcattgggcttgaactctgggcctgagagctctccctgaactcttcagcacaaggtgagcgctctaccacttgagccacagtgccacttccaacaaATCCCTCTTCTACATGATTTTACCTAACAACAAACAAATTATTAACTAGTAACTGAAAATAATAATGCTTAATacttaagtattttattatcacTATTTCACTCTACATATGTCAAGTAAACTATTTTATAAGTTATGAAGTCATAAAGTCaattaaattatacatttttagGTTTGCTGGAGACATAAAGATGAATGACCTTGGGGTAAGATTTCCTATCACATGAAAGATCATTAGTACAAACCCCAGTatggcaaaacaataaaataattaaatacataGATATAAACAAATAATTTCTTACAATGACATTTGAGGATGTGGTGTGCTGTTTCAGACACTTCATTTTCATATATGAAGTTTCATGAATTATTGCTTTATATCCATATCAATTTACTAATGTTCAGGGTTAATCTAGTATTAGACAAAAAAACAAGTATTCAGATACTAAAGTACTTATATCTCTGTTGTAAAACTCATTTTTAGTATTTGCAGGGCTCTGGGTTTGACCCTCCCCaatgaaaagaaactaaagaaaacaaagctcatttctttcttttcagataagaaatatattcaaatgaaaatattcattaagaaataaaattacgTTATGCAgtctgtgataaaaaaaaaaaactattgataAAGTCAGGTGTTTGAATCAGAACACAATCCATTTCAGAAGGATTTTTTTCAATGCCACCATCACATCTTTGTTTCGCAAACAATGTATCATGGGATTAAACATCGGAGTCACAATggtataaaacaaagaaagaaatttgtccATTCTTGCAGAATGACTGGATTTGGGTCTCAAATAAGTTATGATGCCTGACCCAAAGAATAAAGCCACAACCATGAGGTGGGAAGAGCAGGTAGAGAAGGCCTTGGATCTCCCACTGGCGGAAGGCAGCTTCACAATGGTGAAGATTATTTTCAGATAAGAACCAAGGATCAACATGAAAGGAATAGTGACAACTATGAGAGCAATTACATAAACCACCATCTCAATCATGAAAGTGTTCCCACATACcagagccagaactggaggtatgtcGCAGAAAAAATGATTCAACTGCTTATGCCcacagaaaggcagagagaataTCCAGTAGGTGAAACCCATGTGTACTGGAATCCCACTGGTCCAACAGCCCACAGCCAGTTGGAGGCAGAGTCTGCTGTTCATGATGAGTGGGTAGAGCAGTGGATTACAAATGGCCACATACCTATCATAAGCCATTGCAGTCAGAATGAAACACTCAGTAactccaaaaattaaaaagaaatacatttgaatAGAACAGGCCATAAAGGAAATTTTTCTGTCTTGTCGACATAGATCTCTTAATAGTCTAGGGATGACAACTGACACTTAACATATttccaagaaagaaaagtttccaaggaaaaagtacatgggggtCTGAAGGGTAGGATCAATCTTAGTTATTGTGATAATGAGGCTATTTCCCATCAGAATAAGGATGTAGATTATCAAAAACATTCCAAAAAGTAACCCTTGCAAGTTTGGAACATCAGAAAATCCAATCAAAATGAATTCTACCAACAAAGTATGATTCTCCTGTAGGGGGCATTGTCTTGTAGACTCCATGGGTGAACAAAATTGTTCCAAGATTTGGATCCCTGTATTCAGTTGCAAAATGGGATGATTTACTGGTGTTCAAACCTCTGATGACACATCCATGACCAGCTGTATTTGATGGCTTGCTTTACACTTTTAGTGAAGCATTTCAAATCCCTCATTGTAAATTGctaggaagttaaaaaaaaaatcttaaaatctaTTCTTTGGGCTCACagtaaagtgtatgtgtgtgtatgtatgtggtgggtgagagtttgagtgtgtgtgtgtgtgtgtgtgtgtgcatctttgTGTGTTTTCAATACAGTGATAAGTTTTTATTACATAAGcaatcaaaacagaaaataagagcaTACACTATAATAAATCACTTTTCACTTGAAGTTGATAATGtgaaataaagttattttttcttaactGTATCACCTACCGCAATAATCTTTGAAAAGTGTACTTATATTCTGAATTTTAGGTCTTGAAGCCATTGATAGAAAGGGTTAGAGCAATAGAGTTAGACAACAGTATGAAATATGTGTTGCTTAGGAGAATATAATTGATTTGAATCAGGATATGAGCCAAAATGTAtgtataacacacatacacacacgcatatgtATTCTAAGTATTTATTTCTGGATAGGCATTAGAAAGCATAATGCTTACTAGAGTGTTGACTAAGCCTTACACATAAACATTTTAGACAAGAGTTCTCAGTATCTTCTCTACCATACTAGATCTTATTTACGGCATTTAATAtctatttgtttgtttcctttactTATTAAAAATTGTGACTTCTATCCAAGTAGTCCCAATGTCATGAGTTTTGTACTTTCTGTAATTTCCTAGATTGCAAATCCAAAATAACTCCCTACCTAAAAATCCTCTCCTCATCTCAAATCCCAAATTACAAGCAACCAAAACCGCTCATAATTTCGACTTCACTATCTtgagtggttttatttttttattagtttagttTTCTGTTCTTGCTACTCACATGTATCTCAGTCCAGTGAGTATCCCTCACAGCAACTCAAAGCAATTTCCACCTCAGCTTTGCTCACAGTTGAGGGCCATCAACAGGAGGGTTCAAACTCCTGCAAGGTTTTTAATTCACACAGTTCattctggctgggaatatagcctaatggtaaagtgcttgcctcgtatacatgaagccctgggttcaattcctcagcaccacatatatagaaaaagccaaaagtggcactatggctcaagtggaagaatgctatccttgagcaaaaagaagccagggacaatgctcaggccctgagttcaagccccaggactggccaaaaaaaaaaaaaatcattctatcaGTGGAAACTTGTGTATTGACTAAAATCATTGCTTGCCATTTCTGACATgggtctttcttttctcccctccttgttctttccttctcattttcatGCCTTGGTAAGTAACTTTCTCATTTTACATCTTATTACAACTTTACATAATGTTccacatacaaataaatatgttgacacatacatacatacatacatacatacatacattcttttTCAGACGTCTTTCCTTTGGAAAAGCAACTATGATTTTTTACAATAGAATGCAAATAATGCAGAGATAGCTGACTGAATAAGATTGTTAATAAAACTGTAGCCAGTTTGTTATTTACCATCTTTGCTTTAAATACTAAAGTTATTAATGATTGGACAAGTTATATGGTCACAGTTTCTGTATTTGCCAATCTTAAGGACTACTGAAGAAGTCAGATGCTTTTCAGATATAGCATTACGTATGTATTCCTTTATAGAGAGAAACTACTAGTGTTTTTAGAGTGTCCACACCATTGCTTAACAAAGTTCCAGCTAATGTGAGAGATTTGTTGATGGAtataagtcattttatttttacttttcagaaaataaaatacattctaaggggaaaaaataacagGACTTCAAAATCTCACTCAGATTTCTATTCTGGTAAGTAGTGAGATGGCATCACAGGTGAGTGGTTTGTGAATATTTATGACAGAATAATGGCAGGATTGCGATGTCTCATCTATCTCAATGATCAAAATCAACAAGTGGATTTTTCAAGCACTCATAGTCCAGAAAACTTAACAATGAGTGACCAAAAATGGAAATTAGATTCAGTAGCCTAATGTACCCTTAGTGAAGTTAGTAGagcaaatgtatgtgtgtgtgttagattgtgtgccagtattggggggTTATTTGTTCAACTTGTGCTGTCATTacattaaaatattgttcatctttCATACTACCTCAGAGTAGCCTTTTCTCAATCTATAGAAAGAGATACTGTAAGGTAGTATTTTCATAGATTACACTGGTAGATTAAAATAATAACAGGACAAGCAGAGCTGTGGAGAACCATCTATAACAGTAGGTGAGCTATCCTGAACATCTCTTACATTCCAGACACTGTGGTAATGGCTTCACTCGATTCCTCACAATTAATGCATTCTGAAAGAACTAGGTACTGTCATTATATTCACTTTTTACATGGTGAGCAGGAGCCCTGATGTGCACAAGCCAGCACTTGGCCTAGACAAATTTAAGCACTGCCATGTGGTGGCAGACAACGTATTCAGAATAAAAACTCCATCCATGTCATTAAAATGTCAATAGAATTGATATTTCCAACAATATATAAAAACTTTAAAGCATATCAAACTACATATGAAAAGAAATTGCACCATATTATACATATGGATTATCATGACATAAGgggaaagaaattattttattattaattgattatgtttttaagttaaaaacatTCATACCATAAACAAATGTGAGTTGAAAGAAGATATTTCCTTCAATGGCCTTATTtcttaagattaaaaataaactttagtcAGAGTCAATAAATACAACTAACCGACTTTACATTGGGAAGATATTACTACATGGTTCCACTCTTATATAGTACTATCTTATGAAATGTGacatttagtttatttaaatgaatccaGTGCTCTTTGTCCTTGAAACACAATACTTACTTTTAAGTTAACTATGGTGAATTTTAGGTAGGAAATTTCCTCTTTTTCATTGTGAGGGCAATTTCTCCTCAGGAAATGCTCCATTTTAAAGTGGAATAACCTGTTTATGGAGTTATAACTTAGCAAATAATCAAAGTTGCCTTTGATTGGATTAGTGCTTCATTGCCATCTGTGTCTCTGAGGACCCTGGCCTCTTAGCCATGCCTCCCTACCTACCTTCTCCCCACCCTCTCTGGCCTTTGGAGAATGCGTTAGAAAACATTGGAAAACATTGCTGAAGCAACTCACAATGACTAAAGTGTTCTGAATCTGTGTATGAAATGTGAGGATGTTAAATTTGAAATAACTAAACAAGAaatcaaaatgtttatttttgacaAAATATGTGTATTCATTCTGGTCATAACAGTATTTTGAAATATCTGTGCATCATAGAAAGATAAAACtgaacaaattaatttttaattgtgaGAACATTTAACACATATACTCACTATTAGAAATAGATTCCTTGAATGTCTTCCTCATCTCAATCTCAGGCTGAATATCAATTTTTCAAATAGCTCTCAAACTTCCAATCCCCTGAACCTGGTAACTACCATTCTAAAATGTCATATATTAACTGCAAAGATTGCAATTTAGAAATTAAGGGTTCATATATAATCTGGGGTGTTTGTGTATTAAAATCCCATATTCATTCCTTGGGAAGACATTATTTACAGGTACTAATTATGGGAAATATGCATGAGTTTAGGGAAAAGCATAGAATGTTGAGTCTATGTTTTTTATAGATAGTGGGAGAGAAAGTAAATGAATACGAGTAGTCTGACACACACTTGTCATCCTGGCCCTTAGGTGGTTGATAAAGGAGGACCACAGGAAAGTCCAACCAGTTCTACATGCATAGCAAGCTGGAGGCTAGTCTAAATTACCCAACAAGGCCCAATCTCAAAAAGTAGATTGGCTTTTTCAGATTAATGGGTAGAGCTGGTGATAATCATGGTATGAGAAATAAGCCAGGTTCGCTAAAAGGGCTGTGATCTGAGTTCTACAATTTAAATCCaccacagaaagaaaagtctTAAGACTCTTCTTAAGACTCTtaggactcttttcttcaattcagTAGCAAAACTCTGGCACTGGAGATATAGTTGAAGTGATAGGGCAGCaatcttcaggggaaaaaaaagccaaagaagagtacaaggaggccctgagttcgaacctaGTACCAGAACAAGTTAAAAAAAGATGCATTATTAGAAAAACAATCTTACTATGAAATGATGTGATTATTATATGCAATTATTATACAAATCATTATATAAATGATTATTGTATAAATTATTGTATTGTATGAATTATTGTAGAAAATGATTATATAAATCATTATATAAAATAGTTCAATAAATCACTGTATAAAGTGATTCTTAGATAAAATTATGCACATTATCCTTAAATGTgtttataaaatgatgtttacctAAAAATGATGTGTTATTCAGCTCATAAAGAATCATAAATTTATCAGACTTAGTGTCTCAAGcttctaatcctaggtacttgggacatagaatcatggtttgatgccatcctGGGAAAATCAATAAGTCTATGGTATTTTATCCAAATAGGTAGGAAGATGCAGTAAAGAGCAACTAATCCAGCTACAGGGAAGGTAAAAGGTTACATTTGGCAATCAAAACCTGATCACCTCTAGCAAAAGAGGGAAACAAAGGCAGGGGGGATCATGCACACCAGGCTAAGCATAAAGTGAGAATCTACTCTGAAAATAACCTATGCAAacaggaactggaggcatggctctcaTGGTACAGTATCTGGctaagtatgaggccttgagttctgcAGCACCCAGAAGGAAAAGGAGTAGGGataaggagaagaggagaaggagaaggataaAAAAGAGAATGAGGAAGTAAAGGGGAGGTAGTGATGGTGGTTTCTAAGTAAGttgtagaaaaatgaaaggagaggGAAATTACTGTGTTAAACCAGTTTTAGAAAGACAACTGTCAAATGTTCTCTGTCCTAAGCAGAATATAGacttgacaacaacaacaacaacaaaaatgattgggctaaggaaaaaaaaaaatgtttgggctAAGAATTAGTGGGAAGTaggtggagaagagagagagaaaaggtctgagagtatgatcaaaatattttgtagacttaaaaagagaataataatatccattaaaatcattttaaagctGGGGGCTGATGACTccattctgtaatcctagctaccaaggtctgaagatcacagttcaaagacagtacCAAGAAGGATTCTCCATGACACAttaatccccaattaaccagaaaaaccccagaagtggagctgtagttatGGGGTAGAGGCCTATACTTAAGCAaaagggcagcatccaggccccagtaatggtataaaataaaattattttaaaaagaggagaatggaaataagaggcagtgaatttaatcaaagtatgttatgtgaatatatatatattcatatcacCATGTTGCCTCTGTTTttattataatatgtatattatattattgttatatattattaatacattatattattgttatatattattatacactataatatatattattattatataatagtaacaaaaaagaaagaaaaggctattAAGCTCTAATGCCCCTGAGAACTAATCTTTAGTGGTGGAACTTAGGGTGGGAAAATATAATGCTGTAGAGAGTTTGTGGGTGCAGAAGAAAGGGCATGGTCTCAATAGCCCAGTTGATAGTTGTGTAGGTACTTATATACAGGATGTGAGGAGGAGAACATGGGAAACTGGCTTTTGCTGCAGAGATATTCTTAAGTGTATTTACATAGGGGTAAAGGGAAAGGGCCCCATTTGCTTTTCAATTTTGGAAAAGGTTCTATTTCTCAATTTCCAAGAGGCATTTCCTTTGCCCATGCTCAAGTTACCagtggctgagattggaggatatGGAGGAATCCTGGTGAGCCATGAGAAGTTTTATTATGGAAAAGGAATAAATCTGTAGATTTAATTAAAGTAGGATAATTATACTATATTACTACTACTGTATACCAAGCATCTGCTGAGTAGATTGAGTACTCACTCACAGGCAAATAGTGGTGTGATTTCTCTCATTGTTCTTTTttgaatataattaaaatggtaTCTTTATTGTGTGCTGGTTTGAACTGGATTTCCAAATCTTGCTGTTATGTTCTCAGATTCAAAATATTAGTGATGTTCAGCattctttcacttttattttttaagtaattattaattCTAGGCATTAAGTTTATAAACATTGCACTTGTTTGTAAAATATATCAATTGTGAATAAAGCTTCTCTTTGCTTTACTACATTCACTTAAtgatgacaataaataaaatattgtatattaAACATGTATTATGTGATGATTTGATAAATGTAGGTATGATTCAACCCTATTAACATATTCATtgctataaatattttcattctaaTGACTCAATCCTAATAGATTCATATTACTTAACCTCCTAATAAttaacatatgcatttcttcaaaCCATTATCATTTTGGGTATGAACAGCAAAATCATTCAGTATCTACAGATTTAGCTAATTTCAAGTGCATAAAATTATTCTGTGAATTAATAAACGTGCTGTGAATTAAGTGGTCCACTCTTATTGATCTGTATCTGAACATTTGAGGCATCTGTTTCAGTAATTATTAAGCAAAGAAAGACAagagtaaatggaaaaaaaacccagaattaGAAAATACAGGGAATTAGAGGACAAAGCAAACAACCTGAGTTGTATTCCAGAAAGGACAGCATCACTGAAAGTAGCAGTTAATGAACTAGAGAAATATCTAATTTAAAGTAAATGTCTAATTTGAAATAATAGAGTGTTCTATGAAAAACCCATTGTGTCATGTACCAAACTTCAGTATTATAGGTTGGGTTCCATAAATAATTGTGTTTTACCTGTAGGACTATATTGATGTTCAGAAAAACAATATGGGAAATTGAAAAAAAGTTTTCAGGGACTAAGAAACAGCTCAGTGCTAGGACAAATTTCTAGCATGTTCAGGACTCTGAAAAtaagctaaacaaacaaacaaacatggtatTGTACTACATAAAAATATGAGAATATTGAATCTGAATTAAAGTACTAAAAACATTGACTAAGCACCCAAACTAACTCATGGGGGCTGTGACcacaaagaaaatattattgATTAAGTCATGTGTTTTGAATCAGAACACAATCCATTTCAGAAGGATTTTTTTCAATGCCACCATCACATCTTTGTTTCGCAAACAATATATCATGGGATTAAACATCGGAGTCACAATGGtataaaacagagaaaggaatTTGTCCATTCTTGCAGAATGACTGGATTTGGGTCTCAAATAAGTTATGATGCCTGACCCAAAGAATAAAGCCACAACCATGAGGTGGGAAGAGCAGGTAGAGAAGGCCTTGGATCTCCCACTGGCGGAAGGCAGCTTCACAATGGTGAAGATTATTCTCAGATAAGAGCCAAGGATCAGCATAAAAGGAATAGTGACAACTATGAGAGCAATTACATAAACCACCATCTCAATCATGAAAGTGTTCCCACATACcagagccagaactggaggtatgtcGCAGAAAAAGTGATTCAACTGCTTATGCCcacagaaaggcagagagaataTCCAGTAGGTGAAACCCAAGTGTACTGGAATCCCACTGGTCCAACAGCCCACAGCCAGTTGGAGGCAGAGTCTGCTGTTCATGATGAGTGGGTAGAGCAGTGGATTACAAATGGCCACATACCTATCATAAGCCATTGCAGTCAGGATGAAGCACTCAGTAACTCccagaattaaaaagaaatacatttgagTAGCAcaggccataaaggaaattctTTTGTCTTGTCGACATAGATCTCTTAATAGTCTAGGGATGACAACTGACACATAACATATTTCTGAGAAGGAAAAGTTTCCAAGGAAAAAATACATTGGGGTTTGAAGGGAAGGATCAATCTTAGTTATTATGATAATGAGGCTATTTCCTATCAGAATAATGATGTAGATGATCAAAAAGACAACAAAGAGAAACCCTTGAAAATGGTGCAAATCTGAAAAGCCAAGTAATATAAATTCCACCAATGATGTATGATTCTGGCCTAGGAGATTTTGTACTATAGACTCCATCTACAAACAAGATTTACGATTGATTttgatttcctttgattttttgatTTCTTTGGAATTAGTTGCAAAATAGGGTGCATTGGTGATGTCTAATTCTTGGATACAGCACATATTCAGGTGTATTTATtggcttcttttatattttttgtattaCATTTCAGATTCAATATCCTAAATTCCTAGGATGTCCAAAAGAGAGTCATCTTAAAAGCTATGCTTTTGGCTCACAGTTAAGTATGTgagtgtatctctgtgtgtgtgtgtgtgtgtgtgtgtgtgtgtgtgtgttaacaaaACAGGATAATTGACAGCACCAAAATAAGAGtcaattcttaaaaaataaaaataaaaataaaagagtcaaTTCTTTCAAGTAGTTTAGTCTAAGAATAACACAAGGGGCTGTTCCTGTCATTCCATGTAAGTCTATAATGAGAAATAATGCTCTATCCTAATCAAAACATAATCAGTTGCTTTTGTTGACATTTATAATTTTGTTATAATTCATGTTTTGCTTGATGTATTTCCTGGGATCTGATACTCAGATAATCATTCCAATGTTCATTCAGAATGCCTTCCGTGCCCAGTTCCAGAAATGTGGGTCATTCACTTTCTTCTGATAAAGACTTAGATactgaaaaaaattgtaaacaatAGTACCTTGTTTCCAACACAGACATATATTCTATTTAATAAGTTAtacaaatataaagtaaaagTATCCATCATATTTAAGCCATACACTTACTGGAAGATCAAAATgagaattaaagaaaatttaCCGGTAATATGCTCGTAACTGCATTAATTCTACCAATAATCTTCTACAACTCTATTTATAATTTGAATTTTAGTCCTTAAAAGTATCTTTAGAAATGGTAAGGACTTTACAAATTTAGGTAACAGAAAAGAGGATATAATTTGAATTCAAGAGAATTCTATCATCAAACTCATCTGTACACCAGCCAAAATATAAGATATATTTTTGTGTACCACACAAT contains:
- the LOC125362535 gene encoding olfactory receptor 10AG1-like; this translates as MESIVQNLLGQNHTSLVEFILLGFSDLHHFQGFLFVVFLIIYIIILIGNSLIIIITKIDPSLQTPMYFFLGNFSFSEICYVSVVIPRLLRDLCRQDKRISFMACATQMYFFLILGVTECFILTAMAYDRYVAICNPLLYPLIMNSRLCLQLAVGCWTSGIPVHLGFTYWIFSLPFCGHKQLNHFFCDIPPVLALVCGNTFMIEMVVYVIALIVVTIPFMLILGSYLRIIFTIVKLPSASGRSKAFSTCSSHLMVVALFFGSGIITYLRPKSSHSARMDKFLSLFYTIVTPMFNPMIYCLRNKDVMVALKKILLKWIVF